AAGTCGCAGCAAGACAACATCCTGCATTAAAAACAATTATTACACTAGATTCCACAGATGACAGATATGCAGATGATGTGCATTATCGTGGTGGTAACGTGTTAGCTTCTGACATGCTTTGGTGGTCATCCACTATGTTTGTTTATAATGCAAGACCACAAGATCCACAAGTAGTAGGTGAAAGCTGGAGAGAAAACTGGTTGGATCGACTTGAAAACACGCCGCCATTAGTTGAAGAATGGATGAGACACCAACGGAGAGATGCTTATTGGAAGCATGGATCGATATGTGAAGATTATTCAGCTATTCAAATCCCTGTATTTGCGATTAGTGGTTGGCAAGATGCTTATACGAATACCGTTTTCCGTCTGCTCGAAAACTTGCCAAAAGAGAGTAAAGGATTAATTGGCCCATGGGCACATGAATATCCAGAAGTTGCGACACCAGATCCAGCTATTGGCTTTTTACAAGAGTGTTTGCGTTGGTGGGATCAGTGGTTAAAGGGAATTGATACTGGAATAATGGATGAACCAAAATTAACTTCGTGGATCCAAGATAGCGCATTACCACAAGTAACCTATACAGAACGCCCAGGTAAATGGGTAGGTGATACATCATGGCCATCTACAAATGTAAAAGATAAATCATTGTGGCTAAAAGATGGAAAGCTAATGAATGAAGCTAGGGAAGGCGAGAAAGTTCTGATACCAAGTGTGCAAGAACATGGTTTTTATACAGGTGTATTCTGTCCGTTCGGTCAACCTGGTGATTTGCCTGGCGATCAGCGTCTTGAAAACGGGAAATCAGTTGTTTATACTTCCGATCCACTTGAAGAAACAACCGAACTATTAGGACATCCTATATTTCATGCAGAGATTTCATCAGATCAAGAAAATGCACTGTTAAATGTTCGGCTCTGTGATAAAGCACCAACTGGAGAATCAACGTTAATTAGCTGGGGGATGTTAAATCTGACACATCTTTCGTCACATGAGCATCCAGAAAAACTGGTACCCGGCAAGAAGTATAAGGTTGAAATTAAATTGGATGCTCTAGGACAAAACTTACCTAAAGGACATCAACTTGAAGTAGCAATTTCACCAACCTCTTGGCCACAAGCTTGGCCGTCAGCAAAACCGGTTACGCTCACACTTTATAGTGGGAAAGAGACAAGGTTAACGATACCTGTACGAACACCGCAAGCTGAAGATGTTAACGCTGGAAACTTTGAAGCACCAGAAACAGCAGAAATAATGGAAAAAGAAGTACTTCGTGAAGAAAAGCGTACGCGTGAAGTAAGACATGATCTGATTAACGGTGTATGGAAATTAGAAGACTTTTCTGATGAAGGGGAACGAAGACTGCCACATAACGGTATAGAATATGGTAGTACAAATGCAAATACATTTACAATTGAAGAAAATAGGCCATTGTCTGCACATGTAAAATGTGATTGGGAATTGAAATTAGGTAGAGCCGAATGGCAAACGAAACTAGTTAGTAGTAGTGAAATGACTAGTGATGAAAAGACTTTCTATCTGACTAATACATTGACAGCTTATGAAAATGAAGAAGAGGTATTTCATAAACAATGGAAAACAGAAATTCCAAGGGATTTTGTTTAAAAGAATTTCCGAGGAAATAAAAAATAGTAAGCATCTAATCGATGCTTACTAGTAAATCTTACTTTTCATCTTTTTTAGGAACATGATTGAAGATGTCATGTGATTCAAATAAATCGACTAAACGTTCAATCCACTCAAAATATTCTTGGGACTTTTCGGATTCATCGATAAGTATTTGTGCTTGTTGTTTTGCTTCAGCATCTAGCGTTTGATCTTGAAGTGCTTTCTTTAAGTCTAGCTTATTCTTTTGTTCAGAATGTTTGTTGCGTTGCACAACTTTCTTCCAGTTAGATGTGAATAGAGAAATGAAATTCTGATAATAATCTGGATCGACCGTATAAAAGTCTTTGCGAGAACCTTTAATAAAAACTTTCTCAGCAAGATTCAGATCGACCATTTCTCTTAATACTTGACTCATTCTGGTTTTGCTCATACCAGTTTTGTCCGCTAGTGTACCCAAGTCAAGTGGCTCGCCTGCAAAATAAATGAAGGCATAAACACGACCAATCGTACCAGGGAAACCATAAGATTTCATATTTTCAGCTACTTGCTCTATCGTGCGATTATAAACTGTTTCTAAATAGTGATTATTTTCCATCAATACCAACTCTTCTAAATTTAGTTAGTAACAGATTAGCATAGTTGGAACAAAATAGGAAGTGTCTGATCGTGTCGGAAAACAGAGAAAAATGAAGTAAATGTATAAACGTAAATGTTGTACACGTTATAAACTTAATATTTTATAAAGTTTGTGCAATTATAAGTTTATACGGTGTTTTATTCTTTTACAGATCAACTATATAATTGTATGAGTGAAAGCACGTGGAAAATTACTTTTTGAAAGATGAGGGGGAGAACTCTTGATTCAATTAAAACAGATAAACAAAGTTTACGATGATGGTTTTCAAGCATTAAAAAATATTGATCTTACATTTGAAGAAGGCAAAATTAATGTATTAATCGGTCCAAGTGGTTGTGGTAAAACAACAACAATGAAATTACTTAACAAGTTAACAGAACACACGGATGGCCAAATTTTGATTGATGATAAAGATATCAATGATATAAATCCGATACAGCTTCGCCGACAAATGGGATATGTAATTCAAAGCATTGGTTTATTTCCACACATGACGATCTACGATAATGTAGCAACAGTTCCAAAGCTACTAAAGTGGGATAAATCACGTACTAGAAAACGGGTAGAAGAGTTACTAAATATGGTGGATTTGGCACCAGAAACTTACATGAAACGTTATCCTTCCGAATTAAGTGGAGGACAGCAACAACGAATAGGTGTTATTCGAGCGCTTGCTGCAGAACCTTCTACAATTCTTATGGACGAGCCCTTTAGTGCACTAGATCCAATCAGTAGAGAACAACTACAGGATGAACTCGTTCGCCTTCAAAAAGAAATCAAGAAAACAATTGTATTTGTAACCCATGATATGGATGAAGCAATCAAGATTGCAGATCAAATCATTCTAATGAAGGGTGGCGAAATTGTACAAAAAGGATCCCCAGAGGAGATTCTAACTAACCCAGTTAATGACTTCGTTAAAGAATTCATTGGATCAGACAGACTTGGTAAAGCTAAAAAACTACCATCTTTAGCTGAACTTCTCGTAACAGAGACTATTACACTTTCTCCCGATTTAACTATGGAAAAAGCAATAGAAGAAATGGTTGCCAACAATGTTGCAGAACTGCCAGTTGTCGATGGTCAAGAGAATTATTTAGGTGTACTAAGTCTTTATAAGGCTTTAGCAAATAAAGAGGCACGCCTATCAGAAATAGTTGATAATTCAGTCATTACTATCTATGAAACAACTGATCTTAATTTAGCGATGGGTGACTTAAGTAAATCAAAATCTATCATTCCTGTTCTTTCGGAAGATAAGAAATTTGTTGGAATTATTGAAAACAGTACATTGTTCAAAGCTCTTCATCAAATATATGAGAGTAAGAGTGGTGTGGCATAAATGGAAATAATTTTAGATTACATTGATTTTTGGCAGAGAAAATATGATTCTATACTTGGTTATACCTATGAACATATTTTGATTTCCTTTACGGCTATCCTAATTGCTATTGTTATATCTGTTCCATTAGCTATTTATATGACGAAAATGAAAAACGAAAAGCTGAAAAATATGATATTTAATATCGCTAATATTTTTCAAACAATACCTACGATTGCCTTATTAGCAATCATGATACCTATTTTAGGAATTGGTTTTAAACCAGCTGTCGTAGCGCTTTTCTTATATGCGCTCCTACCTTTGTTACGGAATACGTATGCTGGGGTCCAGTCGATAGATCCAGGTATTGTCGAGGCTGCTAAAGGAATGGGTTTTAATACGTTTCAACGTTTGTTTAAGGTAGAGTTACCTGTTGCATTACCTTATATTATGTCAGGTATTCGCGTTACAACAGTTTATGTAATCAGTTGGACAACTTTAGCTGCTGTAATTGGTGCTGGTGGTTTAGGTGGACTAGTACTTGCTGGTATTGGGTTTAATGATAAAGAAATGATTTTTACCGGAACGATACTAGCAATTGGTATCGCGCTATTACTAGATTTTGTTTTTGCAAAAATTGAAAAAGGCCTTTCTAAAGCCTAAAATAAATAAAAATGAAAAAGGGGACAATACATTATGAGAAAGATGTTATTTGCAAGTTTATTCGCAGTATTAATGTTAGCACTAGCAGGATGTGGAGATAGTGAATCAGCTGATGGTGGAACAACACTTGAATATGGTGCACAATCCTATACAGATCCGAAAATTATGAGCCAAATTGTTAAATTATTAGTAGAAGACCAAACAGATCACGAAGTAAATATTACAGAAGATATTCAAGCAAGCCCACAAATTATGGCTGCTTTAGATCGTGAAGAGTTTGATATTGCAACACTTTATTCTGGTGAAGTATACAATAACCACTTTGATGAAGATGAAGTAGAATATTCAACAGATCCACAACAAACGATTGAACAGGCACAAGAATTATTTGGTGCAGAGTATGACATGAAATGGTATGACTCAATTGGATTTAGTAACCAATACGGTATTGCAGTCCAAGGTGATTTTGCAGAAGAAAATAATATTACAACAATGACTGATCTTGGTGAATATGCTGACGAATTAATCGTAGGTACTGATAGTTCATGGATTGAAAGAGAAAATGACGGCTATACAGGCTATCAAGAAGCATATGGATATAGCTTTGAAGATGTAAGAGGTATGGAAGTTTCGCTTATGTATGAAGGTATTAATAATGATGAATTAGATGTTGTTACGGCTTATACAGTTGACCCACAAATTTTAGAGTATGATTTAAAATTATTAGAGGATGACGAAAACTTCTTCCCTCCATATGATGCATCACTAGTTGCAAGAAATGAAATTATTGAAGAATATCCAGAAGTTAGCGACATTCTTGATTCCATTGTTGGTTTAATTAGTACGGAAGAAATGACACAATTAATTCACGAAGTAGATATTAATCGACGCACTCCTGAAGAAGTTGCAGCAGAATTCTTAGAAGAAAAAGGTATGCTTGAATAAGTGTTGCACTATTTTGTAAAATAAAATCTTTAAAAAAGGTGATTTGACATGAACTTTATCACTGAACTTGGTCAATATATGCTAGAAAATTATGCAGAACTATTAGCGTTAACAGTAGAACATATATTAATGGTTGCCTACGGGATTGCTCTTGCACTCCTTGTAGGTATTCCCTTAGGTATTCTTGCTGCAAAATTTGAAAAAGTAGCACCATATATTCTTTCTTTAACAAACATTTTGCAATTAGTACCTAGTTTAGCTATGTTAGCAATCTTAATGATTTATTTTGGTTTAGGATTTGAAACAATGGTTATTGGATTGTTCTTCTATTCTTTATTACCAATTGTAAGAAATACGTATGTAGGCATACGAGAAGTAGAAGATGGCATCACAGAGGCTGGTATCGGCGTTGGTATGACATCGTTACAACTGTTAGCAAAAATTCAGTTACCACTGTCGATTCCATTCTTAATGGCAGGGTTACGTGTTGCTTCTGTTATAGCAGTATCAGTTGCTTGTATTGGGCCGTATATCGGAGCAGGCGGTTTAGGAAAAGAAATAATCTCTGGTATTAGTCTTCAATCAGATGTGAAAATCTACGCTGGTGCTATTCCTGCAGTATTATTAGCAGTTATTGCGGATTTCATTTTAGGTAAAGTTGAGAATAAGACAAAAGAACGAACAACGTAAGATAGGAGTGACGATTCATTTGAAAAAACAAATTTTTTCGAAACTAGACGAATTGTATGACGAAATGGTTGATATACGTCGACACTTACACATGAATCCAGAGTTGTCTTTTCAAGAACATGAAACAGCTAAATTTATTGCGGACTATCAGAAAAAATTAGGATTAGATGTACAGACTAATGTTGGTGGTTTAGGTGTTATTGCGACATTAAAAGGCGCTAAACCTGGTAAAACCGTAGCAATTCGTGCGGATTTTGATGCTTTACCAATAGAAGAAGAAAATGATGTACCATATAAATCTCAAAATCCTGGTGTGATGCATGCTTGTGGCCATGATGCCCATACGGCGATTGCGCTTGGAATGGCTAAAGCTTTAGTCAGTGTAAAAGATGAGCTAGAAGGTACCGTTGTCTTTATTCATCAACATGCGGAAGAAGAAGATCCAGGTGGGGCGAAATCGATGATCGAAGCCGGTGCATTAGAAGGTGTCGATGCTATTTTTGCCACACATATGGAAAACTATATTCCGGTTAATCATATTTCTCATAGTGATGACTATATTTTTGGATCATCTGATGACTTTGTGATCGAAATAAAGGGTGTTGGTGGACATGCAGCATTTCCACATGATACAACCGATGTAATTGCGATTGGAAGTCAACTTGTTAGTAACTTACAACAAGTAGTGAGCCGGAAAGTAGATCCATTAAAGGCGGCTGTCTTGACGATTGGTTCGTTCCAAGCTGGCAGTAAAGCTAATGTTATTTCTGGTACTGGCATAATGGAAGGGACAGTAAGGACATTTGATAAAACTGTTCGTCAAGAAATGCATGACTGGATCCAGCAGATTACCGAACATACATGCAAAGCATTTGGTGCAGATTATCATATTGATTATCAATTTGGTTACCCAGCCACTAAAAACGATAAAACGATGAATCAATTGCTTGTTAATGCAGCAAAAGATGTATTACCAGCAGAAAATATTAAAGCAGAACCACCAACAATGGGTGCTGAGGATTTCTCTTACTTTCTTGAAAAAAAACAAGGAACCTATTTCTTCACAGGATCCGCGAATGAGGAGAAAGGATTTATTTATCCTTACCATCATCCAAAATTTGATATCGATGAAAAAGCACTTGAAAATGGTGCGAAAGTATTAACAGCAGCGATTTTTGATTTTTGGAAAACATACAATTGATTAGTGAAAAACACTTATGTATATTATGCATAAGTGCTTTTTTTATGAAATGCGTGCTGGTGATTTAATCAGTGAGAATGATAAATTTAACATTGTCCTTTTTGTTTAAGCGTGATATAGTATTATAGCGATGAGCTATTTTGTGTAAGTCGAAGGATTTGCTCTAGGGCTAAACGTTGAATGTGGTCAACGGTTCTTCGCCTCAAAACGTACATGACACGTGATTTTAATTGCGTGTATAAAAAAAGTCGGTACCAGCAATGGTACCGACTTTTTTGTATATAAATTTTATTATTCACCACAAAATATTGTGTAAGCGCCGATTGATCAGGTTCGTGTTAATCGCATATGTTGGAGCATCTCTCCCATATTGCCATGCCCAAATGTTAGCAGTGCAATTTGGTGTTGATGGTTCGAACTTCGGTGCTTTTCTCTGTTTTGAAATACCTGTATCAGGTTCCGCGCTCCAAAGTACAGCTTGGACTGCTATTTGATCGTTTTCTGATACTGCTTGGCAGTATGCAGAACTGAAATCACCCTGATTCGGATCATTATAAAATCCTGGTTTATACCCAGTTGGATACATTGCTTCTACATAACCAACGACCCAATCCTTATCTACCTCTAATAGGTTCTCAATATTTGCAAAAATAATCGTGCCTTCTGGAATACCAAGTCGTCTAGCATGGAAAACGGCATTTTGCGCCATCGTTCGTCCTTCTCTACTACCTATAGCAGTTGCGAATTTACTGTAAATTGGTAAAATCTTTGTCCCACTATTATGTAAAAGTTCTACCTCTGTTTGGGTTAACCCTTCAGTAACACCTTCCACCGATGTTATATATCTTCCCCAGTATTCCGGTTTTCTATATTTTTTTAAAACAGAGTTATATAAATCTTTTGTTACATTAGTTGTTGAATCTACTCCCCACAAATAGCTCAATTACAAAACCCTCTCCATACAAAGTGTCGTTTGTACATGTATATGTCCACAGAATCCTTCTATGAATAGATACTAGATTTTCTTAAGTTTCTGTTGACCTAGATGGGAAATAGTAATTCGACGGAAGGAGCGGATAATTCAGCGGAAGAAGCAGATAATTCGGCGAAGCGAGCGGTAATCCGACGGAAGGAGTGGATAATTCGGCGGAGCGAGCAAATAAGGTAATCAAAAAAAGGAGGACACGCAACTAGTTTGTTGTGTTGCATAGATTAGAGAATGGGCTAAAGGAAGGTGGTTATAATCGTGCATCACGAATATAAAGTACAGGTAGGCAATTATCAAATGAACACACGTTTTTACAATGAAAATAACTGTAGTGAGGTTGTCGTATTAATTCATGGGATTCCGACTAACTCTCATCTATA
The nucleotide sequence above comes from Paraliobacillus zengyii. Encoded proteins:
- a CDS encoding CocE/NonD family hydrolase, with product MVFNIKDSDKRTVKTDYPRKIEKIEHVWIPMSDGAKLAATIWLPTDAKEKPVPAILEYIPYRKNDFTAIRDSARHPYFAGHGYASIRVDIRGSGDSDGILLDEYIKQEQDDALEIFDWVVKQDWSTGSIGMIGKSWGGFNGLQVAARQHPALKTIITLDSTDDRYADDVHYRGGNVLASDMLWWSSTMFVYNARPQDPQVVGESWRENWLDRLENTPPLVEEWMRHQRRDAYWKHGSICEDYSAIQIPVFAISGWQDAYTNTVFRLLENLPKESKGLIGPWAHEYPEVATPDPAIGFLQECLRWWDQWLKGIDTGIMDEPKLTSWIQDSALPQVTYTERPGKWVGDTSWPSTNVKDKSLWLKDGKLMNEAREGEKVLIPSVQEHGFYTGVFCPFGQPGDLPGDQRLENGKSVVYTSDPLEETTELLGHPIFHAEISSDQENALLNVRLCDKAPTGESTLISWGMLNLTHLSSHEHPEKLVPGKKYKVEIKLDALGQNLPKGHQLEVAISPTSWPQAWPSAKPVTLTLYSGKETRLTIPVRTPQAEDVNAGNFEAPETAEIMEKEVLREEKRTREVRHDLINGVWKLEDFSDEGERRLPHNGIEYGSTNANTFTIEENRPLSAHVKCDWELKLGRAEWQTKLVSSSEMTSDEKTFYLTNTLTAYENEEEVFHKQWKTEIPRDFV
- a CDS encoding GbsR/MarR family transcriptional regulator, encoding MENNHYLETVYNRTIEQVAENMKSYGFPGTIGRVYAFIYFAGEPLDLGTLADKTGMSKTRMSQVLREMVDLNLAEKVFIKGSRKDFYTVDPDYYQNFISLFTSNWKKVVQRNKHSEQKNKLDLKKALQDQTLDAEAKQQAQILIDESEKSQEYFEWIERLVDLFESHDIFNHVPKKDEK
- a CDS encoding betaine/proline/choline family ABC transporter ATP-binding protein (Members of the family are the ATP-binding subunit of ABC transporters for substrates such as betaine, L-proline or other amino acids, choline, carnitine, etc. The substrate specificity is best determined from the substrate-binding subunit, rather than this subunit, as it interacts with the permease subunit and not with substrate directly.), with product MIQLKQINKVYDDGFQALKNIDLTFEEGKINVLIGPSGCGKTTTMKLLNKLTEHTDGQILIDDKDINDINPIQLRRQMGYVIQSIGLFPHMTIYDNVATVPKLLKWDKSRTRKRVEELLNMVDLAPETYMKRYPSELSGGQQQRIGVIRALAAEPSTILMDEPFSALDPISREQLQDELVRLQKEIKKTIVFVTHDMDEAIKIADQIILMKGGEIVQKGSPEEILTNPVNDFVKEFIGSDRLGKAKKLPSLAELLVTETITLSPDLTMEKAIEEMVANNVAELPVVDGQENYLGVLSLYKALANKEARLSEIVDNSVITIYETTDLNLAMGDLSKSKSIIPVLSEDKKFVGIIENSTLFKALHQIYESKSGVA
- a CDS encoding ABC transporter permease — its product is MEIILDYIDFWQRKYDSILGYTYEHILISFTAILIAIVISVPLAIYMTKMKNEKLKNMIFNIANIFQTIPTIALLAIMIPILGIGFKPAVVALFLYALLPLLRNTYAGVQSIDPGIVEAAKGMGFNTFQRLFKVELPVALPYIMSGIRVTTVYVISWTTLAAVIGAGGLGGLVLAGIGFNDKEMIFTGTILAIGIALLLDFVFAKIEKGLSKA
- a CDS encoding glycine betaine ABC transporter substrate-binding protein, with the translated sequence MRKMLFASLFAVLMLALAGCGDSESADGGTTLEYGAQSYTDPKIMSQIVKLLVEDQTDHEVNITEDIQASPQIMAALDREEFDIATLYSGEVYNNHFDEDEVEYSTDPQQTIEQAQELFGAEYDMKWYDSIGFSNQYGIAVQGDFAEENNITTMTDLGEYADELIVGTDSSWIERENDGYTGYQEAYGYSFEDVRGMEVSLMYEGINNDELDVVTAYTVDPQILEYDLKLLEDDENFFPPYDASLVARNEIIEEYPEVSDILDSIVGLISTEEMTQLIHEVDINRRTPEEVAAEFLEEKGMLE
- a CDS encoding ABC transporter permease, giving the protein MNFITELGQYMLENYAELLALTVEHILMVAYGIALALLVGIPLGILAAKFEKVAPYILSLTNILQLVPSLAMLAILMIYFGLGFETMVIGLFFYSLLPIVRNTYVGIREVEDGITEAGIGVGMTSLQLLAKIQLPLSIPFLMAGLRVASVIAVSVACIGPYIGAGGLGKEIISGISLQSDVKIYAGAIPAVLLAVIADFILGKVENKTKERTT
- a CDS encoding M20 family metallopeptidase, with the translated sequence MKKQIFSKLDELYDEMVDIRRHLHMNPELSFQEHETAKFIADYQKKLGLDVQTNVGGLGVIATLKGAKPGKTVAIRADFDALPIEEENDVPYKSQNPGVMHACGHDAHTAIALGMAKALVSVKDELEGTVVFIHQHAEEEDPGGAKSMIEAGALEGVDAIFATHMENYIPVNHISHSDDYIFGSSDDFVIEIKGVGGHAAFPHDTTDVIAIGSQLVSNLQQVVSRKVDPLKAAVLTIGSFQAGSKANVISGTGIMEGTVRTFDKTVRQEMHDWIQQITEHTCKAFGADYHIDYQFGYPATKNDKTMNQLLVNAAKDVLPAENIKAEPPTMGAEDFSYFLEKKQGTYFFTGSANEEKGFIYPYHHPKFDIDEKALENGAKVLTAAIFDFWKTYN
- a CDS encoding glycoside hydrolase domain-containing protein → MSYLWGVDSTTNVTKDLYNSVLKKYRKPEYWGRYITSVEGVTEGLTQTEVELLHNSGTKILPIYSKFATAIGSREGRTMAQNAVFHARRLGIPEGTIIFANIENLLEVDKDWVVGYVEAMYPTGYKPGFYNDPNQGDFSSAYCQAVSENDQIAVQAVLWSAEPDTGISKQRKAPKFEPSTPNCTANIWAWQYGRDAPTYAINTNLINRRLHNILW